The genomic DNA ATAGCAGCAGGGGCATCCTGCCTAGAGCAACCGACGTCcagcaggcggcggcagcagcagccacccACCAGCAGTACTGTGTCTCTGTAACCACACATATACGGATACGGTCAGACAGTCTGTTCAGGAAGCCTTTAATAGTAGTATTTTTGTCTCACAATCTGGCCACCACGAGAGAACATCTTAGGGGATGTTTGGCTCCGAAGGgttattacaaaactaattgcagggAATCCCTAGACTAATTCGTCAGACAAAtctaataaaaataattaatctGTAATTAATAGATATTTATTGTAGCATCGATGTACAGTTGATGTTGTACATCTGCTAATCTATAATCAGTAGATATTTACTATAGCAAATTAAGGAATAATAGACTCATTAGATacatctcgcgaattagcacctaattgaactttatttaatacttctaaatagcaagattctgtTTTATATGATAGAACTAAAGTTTAGTCAGGGCCTTACTCATGATGTGCCTACTCTATTCCTGACAGTTCTTAGCTGTCACGAGCGTAGAAGACTGTTGCAAGATATATGTGAATAAAGATTGTACTATTTAATCTCAATATATAACATCTATAAATCTAGGGGACGATTAATGTTCGGTTTAATGGTAAATGATTTTAACAACCAAATAAATGACTGACATATATAGCATATTAACAGTACAGAATTATCACATACAATTTTTACCTTACGCAAAGAACGAATTGCGCATCTGAGGCTTCAGAGCTAAGCTGCGCAATACCTTAATTTGGCACTTTGCACTTTAGAAAagtcaaataaaaataatacacagtcatctatctattatcttattatttggccaacaaatggagcctccacgttcgctctcaatgtctagaaattcccacgttaatcggagaaaaatagaaaaataaaaattacccaccactgccattataataatAATTGGCCTAAAATACTCCTGTGCCTAaataaaaatcacccaccaatgccactatgaaaaattaaatataaaatatcatttagctatatcagttacaaatttattatcttattatttggctaacaaacggagcctccacgttcgcgcTCAAGgactagaaattctcacgttaatcaatgaaaaatagaaaaataaaaattatccaTCACTaccattataataaaattagCTTAAAATACCCATgcgcctaattaaaaatcacccaccaatgccattatgaaaaattaaatataaaatactatTAAGCTATGTattagttacaaatatatactattaataaaaactaaggttaacaacaatcaatcaaaatgaaacaaaaataagaatagttatatgcataatattattaaagctcaacaaatcaaattgttattataggtagatcatatttaaattattttaaccaacaataagacataatttacgctAATGAACAGGGTGATATatagtaaaaaaatagtataatctttaagtaaggatacaacgatatgcaaatttttgaattttcaatataCTAGCCGCACAAATGCgtgggctatacgcctagttatgTTTATACGTATTGACGTATTCTGATCCGTACGGGCTGGTGGAGCTCACATTTATTGGCATCAGCATTATGCCATTATAGCAGCAGGGCGCTATCTTACGGACGTGCACAGAGGTTTCTAATTCCTCACCTTATGACACATGCATCATGATGtttaatctctctctctctctctctctctctctctctctctctctctctctctctctctctctctctctcctcatcTCTGCTGCATTGCATACTGTTGGGCCATGGCCTCATGGGTGGGAGAGCTGCAACTGCAAAGACACACCCAGGAAGCAAGACGAGAGTGGCAAAAAGGAAAGCTAAAACTGATGGGGGCCCCTTCTTTGTCACAGGCTCACAGCAACAGGATCTAAGGAGCTTTAATTTCCATTTCCATGCAGCTTAAAAGACCCTCCTGCATGCCTGACAGATCATATCCCTTCGTGTTTCATGGAACAACACTTTTCCCTTTCCTGTAGCTTCTCACCTATATCATATAATTTTTCAACACAAATTTCCAAATTCCACCCCAATAACATGCATGCTAGCTAGGAGCAATAATGCTGAACTCTGATAAACCCATGACTGCTATTTTCATATTGCTTTTAAGCCAGAGCTAAAGCGCAATTAACTAATTGGATCAAGTACTGACACTACTACACACTTAAAGGTATCTTTATTAGCAACCACGGTCATTATTCAAGTATACTTTTCCAGGCCAATTACCAGGCCAGGTATACCGCCATTCTATACTTGAGTGCTTTTGTTTTGGAGAGGTGGTACCAAGAAAACAAAACTTGATGTTTTACTACTCCCCCAGCCCttggtgtttttttttaaatttcatgaatTAATCTTGTTTCTAGTAGCGACATGGAAAATATTATTTTGATGTCAGCATTATATTGTATATTAGGTGATTTCATGTCAAGTATACAATATATTTTGTGACAATGTATTCAATATTCATTTTCTATGCACTTATTTTCCTAGTTAGCTCAGAATTTATAACACAGCACCAAAACACTATTAAAATTGGTATCATAGATCcatcatgaaaaatattttctatAAAGTTGGTCAGATTTTGGAGGGAGTAGCTCACCTAGGAAGAAAATAAGCAGTGTGTGAGGTTTGATTAATCATCTTTCCTGCGAATCTGTGATGTTGTACTTGAGATTTAATTTTTATGGAGATGGCATGGACCTTTTCCTTCTTCATACTGTTATGTCGAACGTGCTAAGAGCAACTGATAATAAGTTAATTGGAGATGGACTAATAATGAACCTGTTCCATTTTCAAATTTGATACCTGTTAATCAGTTATTAACTTGTTATTGATAACCAATATTgcatttgtaaacaaaaatataGGAGATTAATAAGAGATCATCCATACACAAGTTATATATGGAGGGCCTTTTTATCCGTCGTAACTTACACAACACATCCATTTGTTACAGTGCCCGTGCATATGTACGTAAAAGGCAGATACCAGGAAATAACTGCAACCTGatagacttttttttttctgaagtaAAATCTGATAGACTGTAGCAGGAGAAAAAGGGTATAGGGAGAGCACGAAGCCAACGTACGTGCATGCAGTGGTTTCTAGCTACCTAGCGAGCTGCTCTGTAGGTATCGGGATGGCGTGGCGTGGGTGCGTACCAGCGCACAGTGTACGCGTAACGGCTCACACACAGCGGTGACCGGGGACGCACAGTACAGTAGCCGCGCGCGCGTGCCTGACGTCTCACGCTCGAGACTTGAGAGCGAGCATGCCTGCCTGCTCGCCATGGACACGACATCCGGTTCTCCTCCGTCTGGTGCTCTCGCTCGGCGAGCTCTTTCTCCCCTGGCCGGAGGAGCTAGGACCACCCGCGCATGCGCCTTTGTATTTGCTCGAAGCCGAGTAAGACACGCACATGCCATGGCCCGGCCTCTTGCTGCTGCGAGGCAGCTACCGAGATAGGCGTGCGCTAGCTCTTTCTATCTCTTCGATCGGTCTCTCCTCATCTTGCcactagctgctgctgctgctgctgctacagaTAGGCCGGAGGAGCCTGCACTgtgtctatctatctatctccgGCCAGGCCAGGTCAGGCCTGGTTGGTGTACTGGATCATGCTTCCAACAACATCTCCCTTGATGATGAGGGATATTGGGACCGGCCGGACCTCTAGCTCATCGATCAGCCCACAAGCGGTACGGTGGTCCAGCCGCCGGCGTGCAGctgctccggccggccggcgcgcggccttCTCTGCACGCCCCGCGTAGCCTCTACCCTCTAGCTACTCCATCTTAGCTTGCTGCTCTATATATAGTCTAACCTTTAACTTTTCGAGAGATGCAAATGCGTATGTAACTTTCTTGTCTGATCGTCCAAAAACTGGTGCCTACCTCCAAAATACTGAGTGCGTTCCTGTATGCCCAACAGACTTTTGGTTGCTGGACGTGCAGGAGTGTATCAGCTGGGGGTTTCGGCTTGACTCAGAATGCTCATTAACTAGAGATAGTATTATTTGTTTAATCAGAGCTGCAATATATATGCTAATTGTTAATGATGGGTCGTCAAGGGTAAGGACGGAAATTCAATTGTAATGTAATTAAGCTCTCGCATGGAGCAGTCGGTGCTCCACGGCGTACCCTAGCTATAATCGTACCATGCCTCATATATATGTAGTACTACTACCTTATAGCATAGTGCATGGTATATGCATGTGGTTTGTGTTTAGTAAGAGTAATATAATGCCTGTTGGACCAGAAACTCAAAAGTTGTAGTGATCAAGCAATAATGGACAAGAGGTTAAATGACATTATTGCCGTGCTCATTATCGTCCATCAAATTAAAAGGGGTACTACAGGACCACTAAATATCCATCATCCTTATTGACTTGCAATTGTACTACTGGTACTAGTCGTACATATATGTACGTGTTGGAAAGAACACTTCTTTCCGGAGTATAATAAAGTTACATTTAATCGAACGATACTATCTGCATTTCAAGATGTGAGATGTGGTTTGCAAAGCTATATTTTGAGTTTTTGACATTTACTAATTCACATGGATCGCATTAGACCTAGGCGTAAATCAAATAAATCTTCCCTTATCTTGAACCTACGTATTGAGAGTGGATTAATTTAGCCCTCACTTATATGGCATTGCTTATGGCCTTAGAATCAACATCATATGAAAgtattttattttaaatataaatcCAATCTTACTGAATTTATATAAATCTAATCCTACAGCGGGTGGCGCCCGGGCTTAATGGCCAGCAGCAACAGGGGCGGCGCATGACGCATGTACTCATAGAAGCATACACGGCAGTCCATGCGGGTGCGGCCATGCCCACCTCCACCCGagctgccggccggcctgcgGATTAATTGGTGCCTGTGGTGGCCATGGAAGCATCCAAGCACGTCCGAACAAAGCCGCATTAAGGCCCTGCTCAGCTCAGGCACTATCGCAACACATCAGATGATGATCAGAGGAGAGGGTAAAGCAAAAGCTAGTGTGTGTAGTGactctagagagagagagagagaggaggagcaggagcaggagacgGATAGATAGATGTGGCTTGTTCTGGCACATCTGGCTGGCGGCCCGTGTTGGcatgcatggcatggcatggcatccGAGAGAGGTGGAATCAGAAGAGAGGCAGCAGAGCAGAGGCAGGGTGGAGGGGAAGGACGAGGCCGCGGCTGGGGGCCCAAGAAACAACAAGGCTGGGCCACCACTGGGCGGCGCATGCATGCAGATGCAGCCCGGGCTGGCAGGCCGCGGCCGGGGTGGGAAAACCCAAATAATTCCTGCCCATTTCGGACACGCGAAGCGGGGCCCCGGAACTCCTCTCCCTCATGCTTCATTGCTTCCCCTCCTCTATCCATCCGAGACTGCTCCTGCTCTCACCCCGGCCCTGGTGAAACCGTTGAGGTCGCCCCCCGTTACGTCGCTTTCGCGCTCGCACGCCATGACGTCATGCCATGCCTCCGCGCGCTCCGCAGTCCCGCGCGCACCCGGCTGGCCCCGCCGGCCGTGCCGTGACGGTGGCGCGGGCCGGGGGACCACGCGCGCGGGCTCGATCGAGCGATTGGGCCATGCGCCGCGCTGGGCCCGCCCTACGTGGAGGATGGTCCAGGCGGATCCACGCACGCCGGCCGAGTGATTGCCGCGCGACGGTGCGACGCGACGCGAGAGATCGACCGTACCGCCCGCTGCGTGCTGTGGAGCATCATCAGAGCGAGCGACGGAGATGAACGGAGACGCCCCAATGGTGCGGAGCAGACAAGTCAACAGAAACACTGTTCGGATTTCTCTGCTGGCCGCTGCGGAGGCGATGCGAAAGGCAGGCCCCTGGCGTGAATCAATTTCAAGATGGGAATGGGCCGACCCGGCCCTGGCCTTGGACCCGGCCCCATGGCCTCGAGGCCAATTCTAGAGGTTATGGGTCGATCTATTTTTCCTAGATGTTATGGCCTCGATGGCCCATTGTGTATTATGGCTCGatccaaatatttttttataatcctAAACCATAAATACTATCAACACCTTTACAAAAGATAAgattcaaaattaaaacatatcACAATAATATATTAAGATTGTTAGCAATACatcaaattaaatatatttacTAGTGAgccatgattttaattttatctATTTTCACTTCTAACGTATGATATTCCTTACTATATTTTGAAGTATATAGAATCTAACAACTTATGAACAGTTGTATTTATtcaaaagaatgaagaaaaaccaataaatcaaataaaaatcattAATATGACAACTGGGTCGACCCATAATACATATTGGGTCAATAGGTTCCGGCCTTATTAACCCATTTTGAAATTTAGGGTCGGTCCCTAGAACCCATTAGCCTTATTTTTGTGGGTCGGGTCAACTACTCAATGGGTCGACCCGATCAGCGGCCATTGGTCGATTGGCGTGCGGGAGCGGGGAATATCCTGTGGTTACTGGTTATTAGGGTTATGGTCTCTCCCGTATGGACACGCGGGGCTCCAATTATTGGCGTAATCAAACCACGCATCAACACGTACCACAAGCCATTCCTGCTTTTTTTTCCCATTGCCCTTTGCTCTCGTGGCGAGGACGCAGGCCGGTGATTAAACTACTCGTCGGACGAGCCGTTTGATCATATCATTTGATTACTGGGCCTTTTTGTACCTGCTGGATCGGGATCGCGCTGCTCGTGTTTTCTATGCCTGGGGTGGCCGGCGCGTGGGACTGTTGGGGTTTGTGAGACCGTTCTTGTTTCGTGTTGTTTATTCGCGATCGCTACAGCCTCGCTGCTGCGCCAAGGTGCGGTCGATTTCGGGGTCAGGACTCTGGAGAtttcttctttaaaaaaaatcagataGGTTAGTTTAGTTTGCTGTGTGCGATCAAGGAGCAAGTGGTCCCACTAGGCAGCCATTAAGCTCTGACATTTTCCGCGCAAGTGGTAGCCCAGGAGAGAACACGCGGTACCAAGAAAAGTGCGGCCCAAGCCCAAGCCGCCCAACGCATCTGCCCCTGGGCCGTGCGAGATAATAAGAGATGGAATGAATGAAGATCGCAGCACGTAGCCCTGTTTGCTCCAAATGATCCATAAACCCAATTTCCCTCATGGGCCAAACGTGACGACATGAAAAATggattccattttcttttcttctttcagGACGTCAGCATCGCTAACCAATCAATTCCATTCGAAAAGGACAAAAAATAATCTGTACAGGCCTCGTCGCTCAGGCAACTTTTAGCGCACATTTTCATAGTATGGTTATCGAGACTGAAACTGAAAACTAGATAACCGTACCGGGTGGAATGAAACTCATTCTTTCTCTCCCCTCGCCAGCTTAGCAAAATAAATAATGTGGCACCGAATTTAATACAATGTAACTCTTCGTCAAACTTCTATCGAGACTACGGTGTTACCGAATGAGCTTCACTAATAATTCAGCTGAGCAAGAATAAAAGCGAAAGCTCGGCTCTGTCCGGTAGAAGTAGCACCACCTCGCTGCGGCTGCCCATCCGAAGGACCCCACCATGATGACACCTGTCCATGCCACAGGTGACGCCCACAAAAACGACGTCCGTCCGACAGCGACAGAGCCCATCCCCTGCCTACCTTCCGTACACAGGACACCGCATCCCTCGGCCGCGGCCCGGAACCCCCTGAATGGCCGAATTCCAGATTTGTTTGACGGCCGCCAGCCCGCTACCTGCCCTCAGGCCAGCCCGAGCGGCTTCTGGTGTCCCGGGCCCCGCGCGAGTGCACCAGACACAACGCGATCCAGCCCGAGCCCGCCGAGCTGGTCGATCGGATAAGTCCGCGGTGACGCACGCGCCCACGCCGCAACCGCAACACCGGTGCGCTGTTCCTGGGTTAACCAAACCACGGGCCGGTGCGCGAAGGCCAGCACAACCGTTACCTTTCTTCCCTCTGCTTCCAGCGGATACCAGCAGCGCGccggcaccgccaccaccgGGTCACATCCAAAACCAGCGCGCGGCTGCCCACCGgacgcgacgcggcggcgagtCCACGGGCTCGGCGGCTGCACCCGATctatctccctctcctccccacTCCTCCAGAGAGGACGAAACCCCCGACCCCTTTTAAAGCCTTGGAAGTCGACCGGTCGGACGAAGCAAAGTCCACATTCAGAGCTCCGAGTCCAACAGCGTCCGATCCGATCCCCCAGCCCAGCAGGCGACAGTCAGTGGAAAGCAGGTTCCCTCCCGTCCGGCAATGATTCTGGTGGCGATCGTGGCGGAGCTGCTCGAGGAGTACACGGCGCTGGTGGCCCGGGTGCTGGAGCAGCTGCTCGCCGACGCGCCCTTCCCGCGCCGGATGCGCTTCCTCATGCTGCGGAGCCTCCCCTtcgtgccgccgcccctgcccccgccgccgccgccgcacgccctcCGCGTCACCACCCGCGCGGCCTGATCACTTCCGATCCGGCTTCCGCCCCGCCCGCCGTGGCCAATCGCATGCCCGTGCCGGAGCGCGGCTGATCGTCAGATAGGTTGATCTATCCACGGTGTGTTTCGTCCGTTTCTCGCTTCGTTTTGTCGATTAGCTCTCCTGGATACTAGTACACCGGTTGCTGTAAATAACAGTCTTGGAGAATTCATTTGTTCCTGTAATTTCTTGGTAATATGAAGTTATGAATCATGAAAAGACTTCTTTGTAACCCAAAAATAATTGATGTGAAGAGGCATTTTATTTTAGCTCCGTGCCTTTGGATAAGGCGCGGTACGACTTTTGCTGTAAAAAGGCAATACGATGTGTCACTTTCAGCGTTTCACCGGTTTAGTTGGCTGAGAAACATTTGGACACTTCTGGACAGGTTTTAGATAGCTACTGATGCATCTAGAAGAGGACACTTATGATCTAATGATGTCATCACTATATTGATTAAGGATTACCCGCCCCAGAGGCGTCCAAAGCCAAGGTTCAGGCAACAGAAACATGCACATGAAAATTTGTACCTTTCTCTGCATCCAACCTAAAGCCCAGACCACCTAAAGCCCAGACCAATTTTTTCGTTACTGAAAAAAATAAACGCACATgccttaaaaaataaaaaaaacgcatTACAAAATAAAAAGGAGGCACCTCCCTCGGTATCAAATTAAATGCTTCTCGTTCTCAATCTTTGGGTGCTGAGATTGTTAGTATTGATTGGTCCAACGTCCAACTGAGCCCTTGACTCGCGTACTGATCGGAACACTCAGCCCAATAGACGGCTGGTGGGCCTCTGTCGCACAGCCATATATATGAAGGAGGTGGGGACCACGATACTCTACGCGATGTTCACTGCTGTCACTGTTCTCCACCTCGAAACACTAATCCGATCTAGAGAGAGCTGTCAGTAATGGGAAGCtccaccggcgccgccctctACGATTCCGGCGACCCGCTGTGCCAACGGCCCTCGCCGATCTCACTACTACACCACGACGCCGCCCATGTACTGCAACGACGCCGCCCTCGACCTCGAACCACTCCTGCGCGTCAACAGCGGCGCCATGGCAAACAACGACGGCTACCAGCAAGGTTTTCTATCAGTTAAAGTGTTTACTCACTTGATCCTCCTAGTGATCCTAAAGTTTAAGTCTAACAGAGATATGAGCAATATGCCAGGTATGTTACTGTATTAGGACAGATTCAACACTTGTCCTAGAGAAGAACAGATTTGCCAACTTCGTTTGTGTCCACCCAACGAACTATGATGCCTGATCGAACTGCATTTGATCCGTGCATGCAAACGGTATATCGTTGTGATTCGCACGTCTATAAGACTGTAACCCGCAGCAGATTTGTTCGATATCAACACGCACCCGCTACCGTTACAACGCTTTTGCCATTCCTTGCGACCAATTCGCTCGCGGAATACGCCTCCACTTGTCAGAAAAAGCTAATACGCTCACGGCCAGAATTTTACAGTCGGATCAGCGGGAACAGCTTCTTCCACGACTTCCTCAACCTGTACGCGGTGAACGCCGCCAGGTACTGCTTGGGAGCGTCTCCGGGCGCCGGCGCATGCTCTCCGGGACCCAGCAGCTCGTCGCCGTCCCAGAACCGCGCCGCTCTCCGCTTCTtccggacggcggcgagcacgtCCTCGCGGTTGCAGATCCCCCACACGGTCACCTTCTGCTGGTGGTAGTCCACCTGCACCGAATGTATCCCTGCAACATGGCCACCGACACGGTCAGACAACTTGCGATCACTTGCTACGCTTTCTGTTCCGAATGCAGAGCAGGGTAGTGAAGAAATTACCTTTCAGATGCGAGAGTGCCTTCTTGATCTTCTTCTCGCACCCGTAGGAGTAGAGCGGCACCTTCATCTCCACGTACTGCGCCTCGATCTTCCTCCCGGACAGGACGATCTGCATGTCCGCCATTGGACCTTAGCAAAGCTACCTCCGAAACTGGAACGCTTACTCAGAGCTCGGTGTGCAGATAGCCCGCAGGAACGGCAGGGGAGCGTTTATATACAGGCGCCAAAAGGCGACGCCATGAGAGTGGATCATGGGATCATCCTTTGCATATCCATCCTGGGCATGGACGGGACGCATGTGCGCACGGGCCTAGCCATGGCATCATCTCCGTCGCTTTTGAGTTCCCAATCCGTCGCCGTGCGCACTTTTCGCCGATGAGTGATCGGAGAGCACGAGAGCCTGTACCTGGTTCACGGGTCAGAGCCTCAGACGCCACAGGTCGCCGATTAGAAAAGAGGCCGTTAGTGGAGGGGTTACGTGTAGTCAGTGGCGGCCTGTCGCGGCGGAGCGCCCGGCTGACGAGGCGAGGCGTCCGCGCCCATGTGAGGCGGCGTGGAAAGCTGGTAGCTGGAGCTCGGAGGGTGTGGAGGGTGGAGGCAAGTAGCGACGGCGTCGTGCGGGGAGGGTAcgtggcgcgcggcgcggccgcgcggcggcaTCTTGGCTTTTGGGACCGAGGTCGAAAGGAGGATCCAACCGACGGGCAAGGGGAATAAAGCGTCGAAAGTGCATCGTGTGGATTGGATTTGGATTTGTTTTTCGATCGTTTCTTGGCAACAAAAGAGGGATTTGATCAGGTCTCCCGGTTCTGCCGGCGAGCGTCGGCCTGGAGCACATTGGATCGATCGTGACCCACGGATAGTTGCTGCTGATCCATTTTTTGAATACAGCTGCCCAATAAAACAATATGTTCAGGACACACCATCTTGATTGGGAACTCCGCACCGGCGCCCGGCGGCACTGAATTACACAGCCCTCACGTACATGGGGAGCTCGGCCTACAAATTCTGGGCGCTTCCGGGTGACTACGGCGAACAAACTTCTCCGTGTACAGATAGTTATTGCCCTCCGCTTCCACTACTGCAATCCTATGGCGGCAACTTGCAGCGTTACTTCCGCGGCAGTGGCCGTTGCCATCgtggcggtggccatggcgatGATGGGCTCGACGGACGCCGCGATCAGCAAGACCTACCTCACGTCGTACAGCGGGCCGGGCGGGTGCTTCGGGCAGACGGCGACCGTGGGGTCCTGCGGCTGCAGCGACCTCGAGTTCTACGACGGGCAGGACTTCGAGGGAGACACCGCCACGTTCTACTCCGAGACCGGCTGCGCCGGCACGCCGTACCAGGTGAACGGAGGAGGCATCCAGTTTTGCGGCGACTACGGCTGGCGCAGCATATTCATCGACTGCTGACTGCTGAGCAATGGAAAATCGTTCGCCTTATAATCCTGATGAGATCTATCCTGATACTATGGTTCCTGTACTTCTATATAGTCCGGCACCATTTTCCTAAAGTAATCTCGTTCGCCTTATATTATACATGGCCAAACAGGCCGCCCGGGCACAGCACGGCGAGGCCCGGCCCGGCAGGGCACGACGGCACTGTCGTGCCGTGCCACGTAGTGCCGCTGTGCCGGCATTctggcccaggcacggccctaCGAGGGCGCCGGCGTGCCGTGCTCAGGGGCCCGGCAGCACGGCAAAGGTGGCCGGCAGCCCGGCACAGAGCATGGGGAGAAGCTGAGGAGGGGATGTCGGttgacggcggccgcggcctgcGCGGGGTCGACGGTGGCGGCCGGGAAGGCAGGGGCGAcctgcccaggcggcggcgggggaagacatgcggcggccgggggcggcggcggcgggacgatctgcggcggccgggggcgggggcgggacgacctacggcggcggcggctactggTGAAGAGAGGGTGAGTGGAGAGAGAATGGAGGATGTTGGGGTTTCTCAATGGGCTGTTGGTGGGTTTTTTTCGTGCTTCCCCGTGCTGGCCCATTAAACGGGCCGTGCTCGTGCTAGTGCCGCGGGCCGGACaagcggcccaggcacggcactgGGCCTGGCACTAGCACTGGCCCGATTAGCCACAGGCCGGGCCGTTCTAGGGCCGTGCTAGTGCCGGCCACGCGTCTGCCCCATTTGACCAACTATACCTTATATAGTCCGAATGTATTAGCCAGGCAGCCAGTCTGGTCAGTGTCATGGTCGTCAGTGTCATGGTCGTTTGTATCAGTACAAGACGAAAATGTGCTCGGGCACGTTTTATATTTTTTCCAGTAAAATCTCTTTTGCAAAAGCCAAGAAAATTATAAATGGAAATCATATCTTATATCATtgctcttttttcttcttcttccgaaATACAACATATAAGAAAATGCTCGCAAATTAACACGTACATTTAGTATTGTAAATGTACGTATATGCGCAACCGCAATGTATCCCTGTAAGCTCTCCAAGAGGAGGGCACAATCAAAGAAATTAGCATAGACATCTCGCTGTTAGGCACATCGCCTTGAACTTAGACGCGTATGTTCCATCTAACTGATATGTACTGGGTTAATCCCTTATCTAAAATATCagcaaaaaatttaaaaaacacTCAATTTGCATCATCACCGACTATTAACGGCACCAAGCAAAATCCGTCAAAAATAGATAGACAAGAAAATTCAATTATCTTGGATGCCGACCGCCAATGATAATTTTTTTAGCGGTTTGGCCGCCAAGTGAAGTAGATCAGCATGATATTTGCCTACATAAATAGAATGATCCCATCAAAACCCTCAAGTGAGTATTTCAAAAAAGAAGTACGAGGGAGTCATCCTATAAATCCTCCAGCCGAAGCCAAAGTTTGATGCCCTGCAATATACTACCTTATAAGAGAAAGCCAAGCATTTTTCATTATATTCAATGCGCTAGACCAATTTCTGTTTCATTTTTTTCCGTTTCAAAAAATGCGCTAGTCCGATCAATGTTCACTTACACGGCCATTTAGCCAATTTAAATACCGCGTACACGCTATACAATGGCTAATCGTATCTGTTTAATAAGCTGGTTACCCTGTTAGTGGTCGTGTAGGAGCAT from Panicum virgatum strain AP13 chromosome 7N, P.virgatum_v5, whole genome shotgun sequence includes the following:
- the LOC120682899 gene encoding heavy metal-associated isoprenylated plant protein 28-like; protein product: MADMQIVLSGRKIEAQYVEMKVPLYSYGCEKKIKKALSHLKGIHSVQVDYHQQKVTVWGICNREDVLAAVRKKRRAARFWDGDELLGPGEHAPAPGDAPKQYLAAFTAYRLRKSWKKLFPLIRL